From Triticum urartu cultivar G1812 chromosome 2, Tu2.1, whole genome shotgun sequence, a single genomic window includes:
- the LOC125533955 gene encoding uncharacterized protein LOC125533955 produces MARSARSMAFFVLVAVAVRAISAVTDGLLPNGDFAQGPDRSEMNGTVVTARHAIPRWEISGFVEYIAPGHREEDMILPLPPGASAVRLGNDATIRQQLNVSRHMFYSVSFMAARSCAQAEKLNVSVDPEFGLLPIQTVYTSTGWDTYSWAFKARHGTGWLTIHNTGVEEDPACGPLLIAVAIKTLYAPHHTKGNMLRNGDFEQGPYIFPGTPWGVLVPPITEDVHSPLSGWTVMSDTKVVKYVDAPHHAVPRGARAVELVAGRESALVQEVRTVPGRTYRLSFAVGDAANGCSGSLVVEAYAGRGTLRVPYESLGTGGSTPAALEFTAVANETRVVFQSSSHLMKSDATLCGPVVDDVSLVPVRVHAARRLRL; encoded by the exons ATGGCGAGGAGCGCGCGCTCGATGGCGTTCTTTGTGCTCGTCGCCGTGGCCGTCCGAGCCATCTCCGCCGTCACCGACG GGCTGTTGCCCAACGGGGACTTCGCGCAGGGGCCGGACAGGTCGGAGATGAACGGCACGGTGGTGACCGCGCGCCACGCCATACCGCGCTGGGAGATCTCCGGGTTCGTGGAGTACATCGCGCCCGGGCACAGGGAGGAGGACATGATCCTGCCGTTGCCGCCCGGCGCGTCGGCCGTGCGGCTGGGCAACGACGCCACCATCCGGCAGCAGCTCAACGTCAGCCGCCACATGTTCTATTCCGTCTCCTTCATGGCCGCGCGGTCGTGCGCCCAGGCCGAGAAGCTCAACGTGTCGGTCGACCCCGAGTTCGGCCTGCTCCCGATCCAGACCGTGTACACCAGCACCGGCTGGGACACCTACTCCTGGGCCTTCAAGGCCAGGCACGGCACCGGGTGGCTGACCATCCACAACACCGGCGTCGAGGAGGACCCGGCGTGCGGCCCCCTCCTCATCGCCGTCGCCATCAAGACCCTCTACGCCCCCCACCACACCAAGG GTAACATGCTGAGGAACGGGGACTTCGAGCAGGGGCCGTACATCTTCCCCGGCACCCCGTGGGGCGTGCTGGTGCCGCCGATCACGGAGGACGTGCACTCGCCGCTGTCGGGCTGGACGGTCATGTCGGACACCAAGGTGGTCAAGTACGTGGACGCGCCGCACCACGCCGTGCCGCGGGGCGCGCGCGCCGTGGAGCTGGTGGCCGGCCGGGAGAGCGCGCTGGTGCAGGAGGTGCGCACCGTGCCGGGGCGGACGTACAGGCTCTCCTTCGCCGTGGGGGACGCCGCCAACGGCTGCAGCGGGTCCCTGGTGGTGGAGGCGTACGCGGGGCGGGGGACCCTGAGGGTGCCCTACGAGTCCCTCGGCACGGGCGGCTCCACGCCCGCGGCGCTCGAGTTCACGGCCGTCGCCAACGAGACGCGCGTGGTGTTCCAGAGCTCCAGCCACCTCATGAAGTCCGACGCCACGCTGTGCGGGCCCGTCGTCGACGACGTCTCCCTCGTCCCGGTGCGCGTGCACGCTGCCCGCCGGCTGCGTTTGTAG